The Haloterrigena turkmenica DSM 5511 nucleotide sequence TTCTTGCCGATGGTTACGGCCATCTGTCTGCCCTCTCTCGGTTCTGGTTGAGCGGTCAGCTCGACTATGTCGATTAAAACCACATCGAAAAGTGGTTTCATACCTTCAAAATGGGTATCGACCACTTCCATAATTCGTGGGTAGGCAGTCGGACAAACGTCAGACAATAACTTGAACAGCTCTCACACTATTACAACGCACAATGACCAAACCAGTCACTTAATGGATAGATACTAACAGAGGTGCTGAACTAGACAGTGCCCCTACTGAACAGATCTCCTGCATTCGATAGTCCGTTTTTACAGAATTGCAGACACTCGTATAACTTATGTGAAATAGCGAGGCTTCGTTTCAGAGTGTGAACGGCGTACTTGATGACGAGCTCGCGGAACTGCTTCCACCAAAGATGGCCTCACGCTAAACGCTATCAACCGAGGAACCGCTTCTATAACTGCGAAACTGCAGAAACGGCCTCTCTCACGTGACAATTTTTAGATCATATTCGAACAAAGATTAGATTACATATTCAATCCGGTTGGCGTCCAATGTGTCATACTCAGTATGACAACCTACGATTGAGACGATATCTTGAGCTGCAGAGTTAGTCATGAATATTTTAATATCATTTTCGAGGGTTTGTTTGTCTCGATATACCTCCGCTCTAATCCACCAGTCAGCGCCCTCTCGTACATGTTGTGTCTGTCCGAGCGAATAACCTGATTCGGACAGTACTCATACACAGACTGAACGATGTCCTCAACACCATCAGAGCGACCGTAAGGATAAAGGAACCCTGAGACAGTATCAACCCACTCTTCGAGTTGTCTTTTGAAGCCCTAAAGGAAGACGTCGACACGGCGACCGCCTTCGATCTCAACTACCGGAGTAAGCTCTGGTCGCGATCGACGGCGAAGTCAACGTACGAGGTGCTACTTCCGAAGGTCGATCTGCTGTTTGCCCCCGAACGCGACGCGCAGTCGATCCTCGACGGGACGGGCGAGGCGATCGCAGACGAACTTCGCACGCGGTTCGACTGCGAGACGGTCGTCGTAACGCGGGGTGCGGACGGCGCGATCGCGAGCATCGCCGAGGGAAGCGCGAGCCAATCAGCGTTCGACACCGAGACGCTCGATCCGATCGGAACCGGCGACGCGTTCGTCGGCACGTTCCTCTCGCGGTACGTCCGCGACGCGTCTGTTTCGGAGGCGTTGACGAGGGCGGCGGCAACAGCGGCGTTGAAACGAACGATCAAAGGCGGTCTGACGGTGATCACCGAAGACGAAGTCGAGGCAGTCATCGCCGAAGGGGGGTCCGAAATCGACAGGTAAGTATCTTAGTAGGTACCGTCCGTCGGTACTCCGTATGAGTCTGCAAGAGATAGAGCAGATCGTGGACAGTGGTGTGATCGGAATTCTTCGAGGCGTCGAACCGGACGCTGCAATCGACGTCGCTTCCGCAGTCGCCGACGGCAGTGTCACGGCGCTCGAGGTCACGCGGACACGGAGAACGTCGTGGAAACGATCGACACGCTCTCGAGTCGGTTCGGCGACGTCTTCGTCGGTGCCGGAACCGTCCTGGACGCGGGAACGGCGCGGGCCGTGCAATTGGCCGGTGCGGAGTTTCTGGTGACGCCGACCGTCGACACCGACGTCATCGAGGTCAGCAACCGCTACGGGACGCCCATCGCGACGAAGAGCCGGCTGACTGATCTACCGTTGAAGAAACGGCAGAGAAGGCTGCGCTCGGCGAAGACGGGTCGGGAGACGAGGCGGACGGGGGCCGCACGGACTCGGAAGATGACACACAGTGAACAGCACAAGCGGACGATACGTTCCTGTTTGCCGAGTCGAACTATAGACCGGACCGAAACGACGAAACAGAAGATCGAGACCGAGACCTTAATAGCAGGCGTACGATTCCAGATTTCCCGTCGCTTGTATCCGATACGAGATCGAATCACGACACGCTGGCCGCATTCGTCCTCGGAGACTGAATCGGACAGCGGTTGCACCTGCCAGTTCGTCAGCGACGACCGTCGAGACGAGCGCCACGTCAACGGCCGGTGAAAGGCCCTAAGCTGAATCGACGCGCCCTTGCGACGACAACTCACGGGACGGCTGGACGTTCCCAACGCACACGCTCGAGCGCTCGAATTCGTCTACAGCCGTTCGAGGGCTGCGATACACTCGAGTAGCGCTCGACCGTTGTGGTATGCCGCCTTGTAGACCGCGCCCTTGCGACCGACGGGTTCGAGATCGTCGTTGATGCCGGAGTGCCACTCGCCGTGTTCGCGGTCGATCTGATGGTCGTCGAGGAACTCCCACGTGTCGGCGAAGACGTCGAGATACCGGTCGTCGCCGGTACACTCGTAGGTTCGCAAAGCGCTGGTCATACACTCGGCCTGCACCCACCAGGCTTTGACGCGGAAGCTTGCGGGTTCGTCGAAGCCGCCATAGAAGTAGAACCCGCCGCGCTCCTCGTCGTACCCGTATTCCAGCGAGTAATCCCACAGCGTCTTGAAGAACTCCCGGTACAGGTCCTGTGAGTGGCCGAGCGTGTCAGCGGCTTCCATTGCGAGCCAGACGGTCTCCAGATCGTGCCCGTACGAGACGACCCGAAACTCCTCGTCGAGCTTCTGCGACCAGTCGGGATCATACTTGTCCGTACAGAAGCCGCGATTCTTCCGGTAAACCGTGTTAGTGAGAATGGTTAGTAGTTCGTGGAGGCGCTCCCGTCCGCGACTAGTGTCGAACGCCTCGTAGTAGGTCGTGAACGCCTCCATGAGATGGAGATGCGTATTCATCAGCTTCAGCGTCGGATCGAGGACGCTGTCGCCTGATTCCTTAGGCGACCAGTCCGGTTCGATGTTTTCGAGGTATGTCTGTCCCTCCGTGATCGGTTCCCAGTCAGGCGTGAAGTACTCGATGTACCCCCCGTGCTCGCCGTCTTTGGCGTGTTCGTCCATCAAGTCGACTAGCTCGTGGGCGTAGTCGGCTGCCTTGTCGTCCCCGGTCGCGCGGTAGTACTCGGAGAGCGCGTAGAGACCGAATGACTGTCCGTACAGGTGTTTGTTTGGTTTGACCGTGGTTCCGTCGCGCCGGACTTCCCACACGAAGCCGCCGTTAGGTTCGTCCCACAGCTCGTCGACCAGAAATGCGAACCCATGATCGGCGATGTCACGGTACTCGTCGCCATACCCTTCGCGGACGAGCCGCGCTGCCAACCAGACCATGCGCGCCTGTGTGACGACCTGTTTGTTGTCGTTGCCGGCGAACTCGCCGTGCTCGTCGTAACTGGTGATGAACCCTCCGTGTTCAACGTCGATGCTGCGGGGGAACCAGAAATCGAGGACGTTGTCCGTCAGCGTTTGCTTGAGCGACGAGAGATACTCTTCCTTGAGCGTAGCTATGTCTGCCATTGCAGATAGATGATCGCCTACGTAATGGATAATAATATCGGAACTAGACGGGGCCTCGCTGAAAGCTGGTAGCCGGTCGGGATCGGCTCATCAGGACGAGTGACGTGAACCTGGAGAGAAATGCATTTACCGCAGGTGATACAACAGAAGAGCGAAGTCTATGAGTGCTTACACAGTCGCAGTTATCGGAACGGGACCCGATCCGGATAACCCGACCGTAGACGGGTTCGCGATGGGGTATCGACACGCCGAAGCGTTCGAATCCGATGACCGTTGCAAACTCATCGGTTGCGCGGATGTCGTCGAAGAGAACCGTCTCGCGTTCGCCGACGCGTTCGAACTACCGGCGGAGAACACTTTCGAAGAGTATGAGGAACTGCTCTCAACGCTCGAGCCGGACATCGTGAGCGTTGCGGTTCCACCGGCGATACACAGAGAGATCGTCGTAGGATGTGCCAAAAGCGGCGTCGTCGATGCGGTCCATTGCGAGAAGCCAATGGCGAACACGTGGGAAGATGCCCGACAGATGGCACAAGAGTGTTGGCGTCACGACGTACAGTTGACGCTGAACCGCCAGCGTCGGTTTGGACGGCCGTTCACCGAGGCCAAACGCCTGCTCGATGACGGGAAGATCGGCTCGCTCCGACGAATCGAGATTGGATGGGGAGACTTCTTCGACACCGGCGCGCACACGGTTGACCTCGCCGGGATGTTCAACGGCGACCGCGCCGCCGAGTGGGTCCTCGCAGGACTCGATTACCGCGAGAAGGACGTCCGGTTCGGGGCCCATCAGGAGAATCAGATGTGGGCGCAGTGGCGGTACGAGAACGGCGTCTACGGCGTCATCTCGACCGGCGAAGGCAGCGATTTCACCGACGCCGCCATCGTGCTCCGGGGCACGGACGGGACCATCCGTATTGATAAGACGGACGGCCCGATGCTCGAGATCGCACGCGGCAGTGACCGCCGATCGATCGACGTAGACGGTGAGACGATGCACGTGACGAACGACGAAGGCGACGGCCGCTACGGATCGCACTTCCACGATCGGGCGGTCACCGCGGTCGTCGACGGGTTGGAGACCGGAGCGGAACCCGTAATCAGCGCGCGAGTGGGACTGACCACGGCCGAGATACTGTTCGCTGGCTACGAGTCCGTTCGCCGCCGCGGACGTGTCGACCTCTCGCTCGACGTGGTGGACAATCCGCTGCAGTCGATGGTCGACGTCGGTGCGCTCTCCCCGTCACCGGCGGCGGCCGACGAGGAGGGGACGCCCGGTCGGTAGTTAGCTCAGTGAATGTACGGTTCTCAGTCACTCAGCGCCGTCGCTACCTTCTCCGCGATCCCGTCCGCAATCGACCGCATTCCAGCGTCACCGGGATGAAGCAGATCCGTGGTTAATCCGGTCGCGTCTGCGACGGTTGGTCCGTCGATCAGTGACACGTTGTCTGGCGCCCGCTCAGCGGTTCGGTCTCGTTCGGCAGCCGACACCGACCGGAGACGCCGTGGAACGCGACTGGTTCCCACGCGTCGAATCGGAGACGACACGCGCGGGGATCAAAGGCGCCCATCGCGACGACATCCGGCTCGAGACGGGCGATGCCGTCGGGCCTCGAGAGTTCCAGCGTCCGCGGAGTCGAACCGAGTTCGTACGTCTTGTCCCCCCTGAAACTCGCCCCAGAATGGGCGGACAATGGTCTCGGACGCTGCCGAGAGCATCACCGATACAGTCGTCTTGTCCGCGGGGACAAACCTGAGTTTGCAACCCGACGGGTGACGGAACCGATCGCGAGCCGCCACGCTGACCTCGGCGGCGACCGACTCGGGAACGCGGCGAAGCAGACGCCCCTCGTCCGTCCAGCCCGCGATCTCCGTGGCCGCAACGTTGTGAAAGCTAATGGATGGAACCTCGTCGTCGATCATACGAATGCGCGTCTCGTTGGCCCGTCGACGAGATAATTCTGGCGGGAGACCCCTGAGTCCGGTGCGGTCCGCATCGTGACTTCGGAGGACGAGGGTTCGCGATAGCGACACCGGCGAGCACGGAAGGGGCAACTGTTGACTGTTGGTTCACACTTACGGTGCCGGCATCGGTAGGCAACGTGCATGACGTCGTTTGGATTCCAACTGTACAGCCTGCACGCAGTCGACGATCAGCTCCCGGCCGTAATCGAACGCGTCGGCGAAACGGGGTTCGAGGGCGTCGAGTTCGCCGGCCTCAGCGACGCCGACGTCGAGTCGGTGGACGCGGCG carries:
- a CDS encoding AGE family epimerase/isomerase, coding for MADIATLKEEYLSSLKQTLTDNVLDFWFPRSIDVEHGGFITSYDEHGEFAGNDNKQVVTQARMVWLAARLVREGYGDEYRDIADHGFAFLVDELWDEPNGGFVWEVRRDGTTVKPNKHLYGQSFGLYALSEYYRATGDDKAADYAHELVDLMDEHAKDGEHGGYIEYFTPDWEPITEGQTYLENIEPDWSPKESGDSVLDPTLKLMNTHLHLMEAFTTYYEAFDTSRGRERLHELLTILTNTVYRKNRGFCTDKYDPDWSQKLDEEFRVVSYGHDLETVWLAMEAADTLGHSQDLYREFFKTLWDYSLEYGYDEERGGFYFYGGFDEPASFRVKAWWVQAECMTSALRTYECTGDDRYLDVFADTWEFLDDHQIDREHGEWHSGINDDLEPVGRKGAVYKAAYHNGRALLECIAALERL
- a CDS encoding PfkB family carbohydrate kinase yields the protein MSFEALKEDVDTATAFDLNYRSKLWSRSTAKSTYEVLLPKVDLLFAPERDAQSILDGTGEAIADELRTRFDCETVVVTRGADGAIASIAEGSASQSAFDTETLDPIGTGDAFVGTFLSRYVRDASVSEALTRAAATAALKRTIKGGLTVITEDEVEAVIAEGGSEIDR
- a CDS encoding Gfo/Idh/MocA family protein; its protein translation is MSAYTVAVIGTGPDPDNPTVDGFAMGYRHAEAFESDDRCKLIGCADVVEENRLAFADAFELPAENTFEEYEELLSTLEPDIVSVAVPPAIHREIVVGCAKSGVVDAVHCEKPMANTWEDARQMAQECWRHDVQLTLNRQRRFGRPFTEAKRLLDDGKIGSLRRIEIGWGDFFDTGAHTVDLAGMFNGDRAAEWVLAGLDYREKDVRFGAHQENQMWAQWRYENGVYGVISTGEGSDFTDAAIVLRGTDGTIRIDKTDGPMLEIARGSDRRSIDVDGETMHVTNDEGDGRYGSHFHDRAVTAVVDGLETGAEPVISARVGLTTAEILFAGYESVRRRGRVDLSLDVVDNPLQSMVDVGALSPSPAAADEEGTPGR